The Falco peregrinus isolate bFalPer1 chromosome 1, bFalPer1.pri, whole genome shotgun sequence genome has a window encoding:
- the WNT8B gene encoding protein Wnt-8b, which yields MDPYLGIFFLTPFFQSCCAWSVNNFLMTGPKAYLIYSSSVAAGAQSGIEECKFQFAWDRWNCPERALQLSSHGGLRSANRETAFVHAISSAGVMYTLTRNCSLGDFDNCGCDDSRNGQLGGQGWLWGGCSDNVGFGEAISKQFVDALETGQDARAAMNLHNNEAGRKAVKGTMKRTCKCHGVSGSCTTQTCWLQLPEFREVGAYLKERYHKALKVDLLQGAGNSAASRGAIAETFSSISKKELVHLEDSPDYCLENKTLGLLGTEGRECLKRGKALSKWEKRSCRRLCGDCGLAVEERRAEMVSSCNCKFHWCCAVRCEQCRKRVTKYFCVRKEKRERSRGAGASRKLKRKL from the exons ATGGACCCTTATCTGGGCATCTTCTTCCTCACTCCCTTCTTCCAATCCTGCTGTGCTTG GTCAGTGAATAATTTCCTGATGACGGGCCCCAAG GCCTATCTCATCTACTCCAGCAGCGTGGCGGCTGGGGCGCAGAGCGGCATCGAGGAATGCAAGTTCCAGTTTGCCTGGGACCGCTGGAACTGCCCTGAGAGGGcactgcagctctccagccatGGTGGGCTGCGCAGCG CAAACCGAGAAACTGCGTTTGTCCATGCCATCAGCTCCGCGGGCGTCATGTACACGCTCACCCGGAACTGCAGCCTGGGGGACTTTGACAACTGTGGCTGCGACGACTCCCGCAATGGGCAGCTGG GGGGGCAAGGCTGGCTGTGGGGAGGCTGCAGCGACAACGTGGGCTTTGGGGAAGCCATTTCCAAGCAGTTTGTGGATGCCCTGGAGACTGGACAAGATGCCAGAGCTGCTATGAACCTGCATAACAACGAGGCGGGTAGAAAG GCTGTGAAAGGGACCATGAAGCGAACCTGCAAATGCCACGGCGTATCAGGGAGCTGCACCACCCAgacctgctggctgcagctgcccgAGTTCCGGGAGGTGGGTGCTTACCTCAAGGAGAGGTACCACAAAGCCCTGAAGGTGGACTtgctgcagggggcagggaaCAGTGCTGCCAGCCGGGGAGCCATTGCCGAGACCTTCAGCTCCATCTCCAAGAAGGAGCTGGTCCATTTAGAAGACTCTCCTGACTACTGCCTGGAGAACAAGacgctggggctgctgggcacgGAAGGCAGGGAGTGTCTGAAGAGGGGCAAGGCACTCAGCAAGTGGGAGAAGCGGAGCTGCCGGCGGCTGTGTGGGGACTGCGGGCTGGCAGTGGAGGAGAGGCGAGCCGAGATGGTGTCCAGCTGCAACTGCAAGTTCCACTGGTGCTGTGCCGTGCGGTGTGAGCAGTGCCGCAAAAGGGTCACCAAGTATTTCTGCGTCCGCAAGGAGAAGCGGGAGCGgagcaggggtgctggggccagccgCAAGCTCAAGAGAAAGCTCTAA